The following proteins come from a genomic window of Pseudochaenichthys georgianus chromosome 17, fPseGeo1.2, whole genome shotgun sequence:
- the LOC139435550 gene encoding uncharacterized protein — translation MLKNTGRMAVRCPICNSSYRALSKHLQRNHGVRNLDERKILLLLANGRTNIRLHPCTILGCEYHGTRLDRHLARDHVELAREELHVVQNQMKMTVAKKELYELRMTNPTIEMITAWAVDTVADDDILSQPPPLSPVNECDNPDCKEWRLEANAVRAQRDIYAAEVKSLRCKLQQRIKDKRQRMDQRAGDMPAFDGEERERVILKKRPRPESTPTRLSKSKGPSCSKSPIPACSTSPIPACSTSPIPACSKSPTGSHTHSPSSSEPASIHTEASSTSPPINSPWFRGRGRGNIMRDITFPRIMEEYLQGYREHYAGIDPPVRLQENTVSKLSRVKSFLSFMAHGFNRLSDWLFLRDLKRIRGWSRSLMKSSLQVTTSDFYIKNISHFLKYMADTPCKGSRLSQTDMILIKREVVAILKSLKRKVLIHQMQVKRDKMEGLPSHNDLMTCLTSTTTRIPQLLDVMASNPTTATRTLLYGYMTLHWSCIYGHRPGVYSNMTNAEVRKADTTGTAFGYLVHVSNHKTANAFGEAQLYLTVEEFGWMKRWLEIKGTLTCTQSRYFLYTEGKNPFRKLAYSLRLAWADVGLRSPINFTDLRTVHADNAKRFQDKGNRQRVSDFMCHNTATADKFYANNPSLKEAADIRLLFTQSLQAAAAASTAAAGNEDTFAGIDIDSDNSGEEHSPAPYQDSLPRHVPKRDQSLAEHNPSDMGEERVPYSAPTSPTVASDQLVNMQCVVVISPLVNTLYPV, via the exons atgctcaagaatacaggtcggatggcggtccgttgtccgatctgcaatagctcctaccgtgccctgagcaagcacctacagaggaaccatggtgtgcgtaacttggatgaaagaaaaattctgctgttgttggccaacggacggaccaacattaggctccatccctgtaccattctgggatgcgagtaccacggcacaaggctggatcgccacttggccagagaccatgttgagctggcccgggaggaactacatgtggttcaaaatcaaatgaaaatgacagtggccaagaaggagctttatgaactccgaatgacaaaccccacaatagaaatgattaccgcttgggctgttgacacggtggcagacgacgatatactgtcacaacctccacccttgtccccggtgaatgaatgtgacaacccggactgcaaagaatggaggctggaggctaacgcagtgagggctcagcgggacatatatgctgctgaggtgaaatccctgcgctgcaagttgcagcagaggataaaggacaagcgacagaggatggatcagcgggccggggacatgcccgcgttcgatggggaggaacgagagcgggtcattctgaagaaacgaccccgaccagagtcgacaccaacgaggctgtccaagtcgaaaggtccctcctgcagcaagtctcccattcctgcctgcagcacgtctcccattcccgcctgcagcacgtctcccattcccgcctgcagcaagtcccccactggctctcacacccattcacccagctcctcagagcctgcatccatccataccgaggcctcgtcaacctcccctcccataaattccccctggttccggggcaggggccggggaaatataatgcgggacataacattcccacggatcatgg aggagtatctgcaaggataccgggagcattatgcaggtatcgacccaccagtgaggctccaggaaaacacagtctccaaactaagcagagtgaagtcgttcctcagtttcatggcacacggtttcaatcgcctgtctgactggctctttttgagggatctcaagaggatacgcgggtggtcccggagcctgatgaagtcaagccttcaggtcacgacctccgacttctacatcaagaatatatcacactttctcaagtacatggccgacacaccgtgcaaggggagcaggctcagccaaacggacatgattttaatcaaacgggaagtagttgccatcctgaagtccctgaagagaaaagtacttatccaccagatgcaagtgaagcgtgacaagatggaaggtctgccgagccacaacgacctaatgacatgcttgacttcgaccaccactcgcatccctcagctcctggatgtgatggccagcaatccgactaccgcgacccggacactgctctatgggtatatgactcttcattggagctgcatttatggccaccgtccgggggtctactccaacatgaccaacgccgaggtccgaaaggcggatacaactggcactgccttcggctacctggttcat gtaagtaaccacaagacggccaacgcgttcggggaggcgcagctgtacctcaccgtagaagaatttggatggatgaagaggtggctggaaattaagggtacgctgacctgcacccagagccgttactttctgtacacagaggggaagaacccgttcaggaagcttgcctactccctgaggttggcatgggctgatgtggggctccgcagtcccattaacttcaccgacctccgcacagtccacgccgataatgcgaagaggtttcaagacaaaggcaaccgccaaagagtgagtgatttcatgtgtcacaacactgcaactgcggacaaattttacgcgaataatccttctttgaaggaggctgcggacattcggttgctcttcacacagtcacttcaagcagcggcggcggcatcgacagcagcagcgggaaatgaagacacttttgcgggtattgacatcgacagtgacaactctggagaggagcacagcccggctccctaccaagactccctaccaagacatgtcccgaagagggaccagtcactggccgaacacaacccctcagacatgggtgaagagagggtgccatactctgccccaacttcacccactgttgccagtgatcaacttgtaaatatgcagtgtgttgttgtaatcagtccccttgtaaatacgttatatcctgtttga